A stretch of DNA from Anopheles nili chromosome 2, idAnoNiliSN_F5_01, whole genome shotgun sequence:
CGCGTTTCCTTCTTGCGGCAGTATCGTAGTCTACAAAGGAAGGAAGTTTACCGTCAGTTTACCGGCGTATTTGAACATGCGGTGACCTTCGACTAACCTTGAACAGACTCCAGGCGAATTGCATCGCGCCAGATTTCGGTTGTTTTAACGCTGACAGCCGCACATTGTGATCTGGAAAGTGTATCGTTCCTTCGTCTTGTTGTGAACCCGCATCGAAACGTGATTGTAGCGAATAGGGTCGATTTTCTTGTATGTTGTTTGGCAAACGTTGGTTCTTAAAGATATTAAAATTCTGCGCAGCACCGTACACCGTTGGAAGTGGCAGCAAACACAGGAATGTGGCTGagtttcataaaaaaaaaacatagacaCATtgacaatcaatcaatttgaaatcaaatttagatttttatataaaacaaCCGATTCATGGGATGGCGATCAACGCGCATGCGATCATTGTAATTCAGCGTCACACTTATCGATCATCATTCTACCGATCACCAAAAAACCGGCTGTCAAGTAAAGGCCACAAAACCAGTCTTTCCACTCATGATCACACCGCTAGACTAGCAAAACACTCTACACACGTCGCGAAGGATCGTCTTGGAGATGATTACAaacttccgttccgttcgcgtCTGCCTTGACTTGGAAGCCGGTGTTTGGATAGGTTGGCCAGTTGTGATCGGTTCATTAACGACTTTGGTGTGCCCACTCTGTTTGCATAGCTCGTCCGATACTTACCGCATatgagagcgagaaaacacACCGCACTGTTACTGACCCTCGGTAAGGCACGGCCACTGGCACCTGGCGCAATCATCGTTATCACGGCACCGGAACCGCCGGTCGGATGAATTCTAGAGCTGCTTTCTGCACCAATCTCAACCTAACACCAGCCGTCGTGACCGTCGTGAGCGAAATGGTGGATGTGGTTGTGATGACCGCCTCACTGCGAACAGGTTTTGCCGACTGGGATTTCCGTCGCTGTGCAACCTGACGCCTACTGCTGCCCCCACAGATTTCTCGAAGGGTCACGGCTCGTGTAGTAGTGTAACGATCGCCCAACGTCACTAGCTGGAGCGATAGAAGCTAGGCTGCGATGTGAATCTGCTCCGGTCGCTGGCTGTGTTGCGAATGACAAACAACAGACGCGCAGCTGCGGTGCTCGACTGGATTCGGCACACTGCGTATTGGAATCGTCCCCCGGGGAAACCTGTTAtgttggttggattttttttattttcgccatcCAGATCGGTAAGGGTATGTAAACTTTCCGATCCACCTAGGGCGAGGCGTTTTTGTGTTGAACCGTGACACAGCGCGAACTGACGGCGCTATCAGTGCGACTAATCAGCAAAGAAGATGCTCACTACGGACTGAGTCACCGATGCATGCCCACCGGAGGCGAGATGCGTTTTGACACGACAAAAACACAAGTCGCAGTAGTGAATTTCCGTTTTCGTGAAGGGAAAACCCACTCATTCCGGTGTGCCGGCAAGGAAATAACATCTGCCACTCGGTGGTATAATTTCAATACTGAATGTTGAAATTTCCCCACAGCTGTGTGCGCGGCCAAGGATTGCAGCGTGGCGGTGTGGTTAAATCCCATGTGGCAGCTGTTTTCAACCATCGAAATGTTTGAAGGTTACATTTGCAAACAGTGTGCAGAGGTATCCGATGTAGGCGTTGCAATGATAAGCGCATCCGTTGAGGCTAAGATGATAGACACGTATGGTAATGAACGGTAATCCCAGTGAGTCCCGATCTAATTTTATGTTCCTTGGGATGGGTGAAAGAATAACACACAGAATACCACATGTTCGTTTTTATTGctgtacacacacacgatgtACGGGTTTTATTACGAAACTGATACAGATAAAATTATTCCTGGTTTATgttaaataatcataaataatTGGGTTTCCCTAGGTATTTATACATTCTATCAATTTCGGCCTACATACTCTACGTCCGTACGGTCACTTCCGGCAAGCCGTTTCCCACGCAAGCAGACTGTTGTTTTGCGTGCCCCGTATTGTGGACAGGTACCGACACGCGACCGGTCAGAGCCAAGCTGTTGAGTACGATTTCCAAAATACTTTAAAATACCATATTTTGAAACGATCACGTTGGCCTGCCAGTGTCGCTTTCGCAGGATCGGTTGTCCGCACGATGTCACTAGCAGTCATCTGGTACGCTTGCGCTACTCGCTCCGTCGTTTATCGTCATCTAGTGGAACCTTGCTCCAGTAGAAGAGATGCTCAGATGAGTGTAATTTATCAGACGGGTAATTGTGCTCCTGTCGCTTTAACGCTGGAGTCACCCTCACCCTGTGGTGCGTGCTTCAAAGCTAAACACAAGCGAAACCTCGGACTTGCGTGAGGGTGCACGTCTGAGAATTGCATATTCCACTGCGGTAACTACagctgctcgtttttttttgaataattgtcATTGCAAGCTACCTTGTTTGGCTGGAAGTGGAATTGCTTCTCAGGACATCGACAACAGTCTAGTTTGGACAACTTGGCGGCGTTGTACGGGATACGACCGAGAACTCGAGCTCAATATAAGCTCGTACTCACGCCGAGCGATGCGAGATACTTGGTAATAGTTTCTCCTTTCGCCGCTGCTGCGCATCGACGATCCGAAAAAGGATCGAACCGAAGAATGCTGGTCTCCTTCGGTCCGTCGCGTACTGACTATGAGGGTAGTACCGTAATCTAGGGTGCTAATAACTACGAATGCTGGGCAATGCTGCCATTTcggcgggggaaaaaaaggctcgcttTCTACTCGGCGTACGGTATGTCCGTGATCTTGCCAGCAACGATCACGATGTCATCGACGATGTCACGTACGAAGAACAGGAACGGTTTGTCGGCGAGAAATTGTTCCTGCTCGTCGGCAAGTGTTTTCGATTCGACTACGTTTGTGGCCGATAGGGCATTCTCGCTGCTGGAACCTTCGTCAACGCGTATCGAAACGTGCTGCACCAGCTCGTCGACGTGAATCTTCTGCTCGGTGGTGATGCCACTGAGGTCCGCCTTCGATGTGAACATGGTGATGAGACCAAGCTGAAATAGGAGGGAATGCCAGTGATGAATGCAACTGAAGTTCACAAACTGCATTAAATGGATACCTTGTTTAGAAAGCCTTACCTTTGCCAATGATTTTTCCGCCCTGCTAGTGGTATCAATACGGAACTTTGGAATACAAATTTGAACCGGAATCTTTACCAACGACTTCTGCACCGTACTCAGCGTGTCGGGGTTGAAGTTCTTGATCAGCTCCTTCAGACCATCTTTGGTGTTGGGAACCATCAGTAGCAGCGAATAGCGCGAGTTCTACGGAGGTTAAGGATGAAGTGTTAACGTTTTTGTTACATGCATTCAATCAGGGTTCGTCTACTAACATTGTACGGTAGCTCTAAGAATTTGGCATCAAGTTGGTCGTCCTTTCCAACACCAAACGTCCCTTGCGATCGCATCATCATAACCGGCTTTTCATCCGTGTTGGTGAAGAATGTGCTCTCTTCCGTGCGAAGTTGCTGGAGGAATGATCGATACGATTAGGTTCGATGTGTCTGTAGACACGATCGCTACTTTCTTACCTGGAATGGCGTAGCCCAGCTACCCCTGTAGTATAGACCGTTGAAAAGCAACATCTTCGATTCGTTGACCTGTGTTTCATCATCCTTGAGGTTTGCCTTTCGACCGACCAAAGAATTTCCGCTCAGTGCCGACGCGATATCGCCCGTTAGGAACGATCTTCGTACGTTGAACTGTGGATTAGAACAGTAGTTAAATATTCGTTCATAGTTTACGCCAGAGGTATGCCCAAATACCTTTCTTCTGGATCCTTGGCTTTCGACCGCTTGCATAACCTCGTGATCGTCGTCCACACCCAACTTCATCAGCGGAAGTGACATCTTTTCGGGTTGTCCTTCTTCGACCAGCGCATCCGGtacctttttcgttttggcGCTATCCAGCTCGGCATCGGCCACAACCTCATTCATGGCCTCCATCTTTTTCTTAGCAATTTCTTCCTTAATCTTGGTCGGATCGACATACTCCTTATCGTCGATGTTCTTATCAAACTTGGGGTTCTCATCGTCGATGTCGTCGTACTTGGTGCTGATGCCAGTGTCCGTCCGAAGTTCATCCTCCACAGGCAACGCGGACTTGATTTTCAGCACCTCAAAGTCTACAATGtctttgctgttgctgttgttgcttcccGACTCCGTCACCAAGTTGTCCCCTTCGGGAATGTTACTCTCTTCAAGAATTTCCTCTTCGGCCACGACCGGATCGAGGGAAGTTTTCGGTTCGTCAAAGTTGTAGTCATTCCGCTCGATGTCGCGCACCTCTACGCCGTAGTTCTGCTCCAGCACGTCCTTGTACGCCTGGACAACGCTGTTGTTCTTGTAGATGTAGAACCAGGTTTTGAACTGTGGTTCGTCCGTAGGGCTCTGACCACTCAATCGTTTCAGAGACACATCAAATGCCTTCCGAACTGAAAGTACAACGCGTACAATGTCACCGGGCTGCTCTTGCTCAAAGCACCGTTTGCTTACCTAAATCGCGATCTGTGGGAAACCGGAAGACATCGTACAGCTCCTTGAGCGTCTGTCCTTCGGCTCCCTCACTAATCATGGCCAGTATCGAGGAAAACCCGATGGGCGAGAACACGTGGTTGCCGGACGACTCGGACGTGCCCTTCAGCAGGCTGCTCGTGATAATGTTCGTCGAGACACCAACCAAACTGCGCGGTTCGCCTCCATCACGCGAGTAACGCTGCTTCGGCAAGCCGTGACAGGCAGGCGTTATCAGCGTTAGCACGATGCCGAACAGCACTGCAATTGGAGAGGGAATAAAAACGACTTAAAGAAACGacataataaaacgaaaaaattcaattaaacatgAACGATTGCAAAGGGCGTCCCGGAGCTggtgggaaatgttttccgCATTTCCACACACCCAACATGCTGGGATTGGAGAGGTGCGTTTCATAAATGTTTTTCCTGAGTGAAAATTTTTCCTCACGCTGCTTAATTTATGTACGCGCCAGCCCGTCATCACACCTCACGCCGGGCGTACTAATGCGGGCTTTTCCCAGCGCAACTTGATGGAAAAAGCACATCATAATCGAAGCGATCGTGTGACCGCGCGCCGAAGCTCGCAGGAGGCTGCTAACGAATGCAGCGAGGCTGGTGGGTGTGTTTCGCCGATCACCAACGATATTATATGACCGATTTGTACCACACCACCGTGCACCCTTTATTGCGGTCTAGATGACAAATGTTGCCTTTCCCAACGCACTTACCATGAGGTGCTCCATCATTAACCAAAGCAAGAGGAATTCGTTTCGAATCTTGGACCAACCCGGGTGcagccggtgccggtgaaaGTCCGGAAATGGTGGCGGTTgtggacgtgtttttttttttctcgcactccatgttttccattttaaacCGAATGATCCAATGCGGCCGGCGGAAACAATTGCGAATAAAGACATGAAAAATTACCGCACCCCAAACTAGCCGCAAAACGCCGGGATACAAGGGAGCGTGGACGTGGAAATTAAATCACACAACACGCAATTTCGTAGCAGCCGTGCGAgggaagcaaagcaaagaagaaaaagcaaccccaaAATGGCATTAATAGGCGACTCCCACCGATCGTGATATTAATTCTAGTCACTTCATCCAGAGCCGCACGGAagagtttcattttttttgggggcaCCTTTGGGGCACCTTTGGGAAAGCGCCATCTCGCTGGCAGGAATTTGTTGGTCGCTTGTATCAACAAACTCGCGCGTGGGCTGTGTGTTCTGGTGCGCTAGATGTATAATGTAATGCCGTGATGAATTAACGACGCCAAACGGGGGAAAGCCGGACGCCAAACACCCACGGAGAAGTGAGCCCAAATGTGCGAACGAAGCGTGATTTATTCATGCTGCCATGTGCACGCGATGGTCCGTGGTTCACGCTCTCACGCTGAGAAAGCTCCCAAACGGGACCATCAAAACGGTGCACTCCCGGCACACGGAGCCAACCAAAACCTTCCGAAAGAAGAGCAATCTGATCACTCGGAACGATCGGGTGCAGAACGATGATAAGCCTAATGGAGCCTACCTGGGCTAGAGCTGGgggatcaatcgatcgatttgctcACCTTTACTCAGCTGCCCTCCTGGTGGCTGGTTGTTGCGGAACGTTGATTGCTGGGCATCTGTTGCGGAGTTGCGGCAGCAccccgtttcgtttgatcgGACGTGATCGATTTCAATTTCGATTAAGCGAGGAGAAAGTCCGAGCACGATTTGGCTGAGCCATTTGACAGCCGGCGCTAAATGAAATGCACATCCGAGGTGTGGTAGCTTTTCaattgctgctgcagcaaccaCCGGTCACCGTGAAATGCAACCGGCAACACGCCCATCGCACCATTAAATattggaaaatgcaaaaagaaagcCGGTCGGTGGCTGGGGCGAAAATTTTGGATCTGTTTAGAAAGATGAGAGCTGTTTCCTTTACAACCTGACACGTCAAAATGGATGTCGGCATTGAATATTCATGTGGAAATTATTAGCTTTCATCGGTGTGTGATAACTGCGCGATAAACTTGCGATAATTTCCACGATTCGTTAGCCAACCAAAGCGGTCGTTTGATAATCATTGGTCCGCGTTTGAATAATGATCGCTAGCGATGGGACGAACCTTCCCCTGCACAAGTTACCGATTGTCGAATGACTTTTGACAGTCGCTTTGTGTGAGGTCTGACCGCATTTACGGCCGTAACCGTTCCCATGGAACCTCGTGGAAGACTCGTAAATCTTCACTGCCGGATGCCAATTGGCAAAAACCCTTCCCGTTGCGTCGCGTTGTACGCTTTCGGTCACCATAAATCTTGCCACGGTAAATATTTGGGCTCTCGCCCGCCTTTGGTCCCCACAACGGGGTGGGTTCGACCAATCAAGTCAAAAAGCGAACCGTCGTCTTTTTCGGTTGCTCTTCGCGAGTGTGTTTCAGGTCCGCACTTTAACCGAACGGCCAAGGCGCCGCGACCAGAACAACAAGCATCGATGGTGAAAGCTAACGGTTACTGGAGCCTAAATTTGCGATTTTGCATTTGCGTTCCTCGCCTGTCTCGATGTGCGTTGCGTCTTTTGCACTGAAAGAGGGCAGCATGACAAGCGGTGGCACATAccggaaaacaacgaaaaaaaaaaaaaacgccgaccATTGAACGCGCCCAATGACACCAATAGGTGCAGGGGATGGATGAAACAGcaccttgaaaaaaaaacctttcacACGTtacaacgacgaaaaaaaaaacgcaacgaaaatGCGCTCCTGAATCTCCCCTGCGAGTTGGtggagtttggtttttttttcttcgtttccaGGGTGAAAGCAACCCGGTTGTAGGAGGAAGTTCACCTCCCGAGTTCGTCAGCACGCAGGTCACTGccgcaggttttttttttgttgggatgCAAAGCGGAAGCCACAGGGATTGGGGCCAGGTGACCATTTCGATCGCGAGACGTGTGCGGAATCGAGATGTGGCAGCTGTGGAGATGACGGTTTGTTCGTACGTAGGTTGCGGTGGTTATTTGCATCCGTGAACGCAACAATAACACGAGCTGGTGTTCAGCGCTTATGCGCTTTTCCTGGACTAaggtcttttttttattgcgtcCCAAATGGAGGAACAATTCACCTGTCGAGATCCGTTATTCGTTTGCATTACGCCGAGAGTCGTGATTGTTTTAGAGACTTCATTagcgccacacacacgcatatcACGAGAGCTCGTAGTCCGTGGTAAAACAATCAATATTCAATGCTTAAATTCGTATTGTGAAAGCAGCTGTGCGGTTGTTATTTGCGAAGATAAAGGTTTCCCAACGGTCCCATTAGTAACGGTCGTCGTATGTTCCGGTATGCGTAGCAGAAGGGCTATATAAGCTGAACGGTGCAATCAATCTCGTTAATGAAATGTGTTCAAACGACGGATGCGTtgaagataaaagaaaaaactttcACTGCAAGCAATCGCATAAAAGCGGTGTCCCATACCGCAAGTCCGGCGACCCATATCGGAACGTACGccgttaaaattaaattaacgcaAATgatcatcgacatcatcgagATGGAGGGACTTTAATTTTTGGTTCATTCGACCGTCAATTCGATCGTCTATTCGACGATCGTTCATTCGACCGTTAAACGACCGTTTGCTATAAGAACGACCCGAGCCTGCTACGATTTGCTACGAGCCTGCTACGAAGGAGGACGAATGTTCGGAAGCTCGTGCTCGGATGCATTTGCATGTATCAGTACCATATGGGCAGTGTATGGTGTTGTTGTTCATCTCTTGCGCGATCGGCCATTTGGTCATGGTCAGACAGGTGCGCAATCGATGCACAAAcggtgtgtttcgtttcttccatCGTATGAACATCACAGGTGCAGCATGGCTTCAGCTAGGCGCTTCGATGATTTGCGTTCCGATGGTTTCGGGCACGTGGTCACGCCTCAATGCAGCCGCAGGATGCCGAGATCGCGCGGTTTTGTTGCGAAGCTTCCGAGACGCTTCTCCCGCGTTTCTGATGCTCTGAAGGGGTTATTTcaaattccacccccaccgaaTGGCCGCTGATTTCTTCGCTTTCCATTGTGCATGTGCTCGGAGCCAAGTCTGGGGGGAGTCTTGGCTTTGCGGCTTTCCAAGTGAAACAGGGAAAATTCCTCCCCGTCAAGCATAGCAGCTTGCATAGCAGCTGCTTATCATGCTCGTGGTGTGGGTGCATTGAGCAACGGTTTGAGTAGTAAAAGAAACCCTAACCATATTCGCAACGACGTGACTGATGGGCAGCTTCTGCATCGGTGAGTGGCGTGGTATTCGTCAGCTTCCAAAATACAATTCCCCACAGAAGTGGGATcgacacaaaaatgcattgtGCGCGCGTTGCGGTCAGGCGCAATTTTCCCTCACGCCGGTACATTCATTTGATTTTCGAACCACATCCCTCTGTAAATAGAGGATTCGGAATTTGGCACCCTAATCGGTGCCCtgtcttttcgctttttcgctctcgttttccaccgcccgagggcttcgtgcattttccaccgtgcaaGTCCGAGGCCCGCCGATGTCCAGAGAAATGAaggggtgaatgaaaaaaaaaaaatgctcgaaaaaTTGCCCACAAATAAGAGCGAAAGTGTGATGAAACGGTGATTTAATGcctcacttttttttgccattgcgCTGTTTAAGGCGGGTGCGGGAAACAAACAgcagataaagaaaaaaagccaggTTATAATATGGCCATTAGCTATGATTTACGCGGTAACGGGTTTCGCACGATAGTTGACCGCTTAGCGGCTTTCCCATGGCTCATCTCGCTTCTCTCTCACCGGGCGTAAGATGGGCGGTCAAATGGCTGCCAAATTACAACACATTTCTCCTGCTGCGAAAGGCTGCAAAACGattggaaaagcgaaccgaccCCCCCTGCCTGCGGGTGCCCAGCTGCCTTTCCCAACGCCCAGAGCAGTGATAATGGGGAAGGCgttggaaaatgaagcaattatGGGTTGATTGAAAATACTCCATTTTCGTGGCTCGCATCGCCAATTGTCTACCGGGAGATCATACGCCGATCAAAACGCAGCAAACGATGTCTGGTTTAAGGGGAGCTTTTagggtcgcttttttttatctctctcggCTTCCAACAAACCATGCTACCTGTAATGAGCTGCAAGACACTTGaggcaaaagaaacacccccgggaaaaagcataaaaaacataGTTCTTTTCCATTAGCGTAAGGCCGCCCCCACGGGGGTTCGAGGCGTACTGATGAGTGAGTAATAGTAGTTCCCGGCCTCTTGAGTaaagatgtttgtttttcgccttAATAATGGGTCACGAAACGGTGCCCCACCGGTAGAACGCTTGTTCGATGCGATTAGCTCCAATTGGTGCTCCCCAACATAACCGACCCATGTTTCGGGCTCGTCAGTACAACCGATCGGTACATGCTTTGTGAGgcgcgagagagagcaacatAAGCCGTCCATCGGTTGGTTAGCCACTGGAAAGCGATGTTTGAGGCCGTTCGAAAACAGCTGATACCGATACTCGAGGGATGCACCTAGCCTAAAGGCTTCTTCTCTCGCATGAGATCAATTCGATTACGCTTCGCTATCAAAAGCCTCCTTTAGAAAATCATCCAGGGTGAGATGAAATGGTCCGCGAGTTTTCTAAAACATTGACAGAACATGCGCTCGATCGGTAGCGTGGCGAATGTAGGTGAATCGGGCTCGTCGACAAGGCAAACATTCCGCAATTTCGCTTCCGTCCGCAATGTGGTCCGGTTGGTCCGGTTGTTCTTGCGCACGCTTCGTAGCGCGGGTGGCCCATTTTCACGCCATCGTTGCGGTTTCGCTGAACCACCTGCCTAGGGCACGTTTGGCGCACGATCGTGGGCGATCGTATTCGATCCTCCCCAGCAGGGAACATTCTTTGCCGTGTCTCGAAAACCTCCGGGCAAACCTCCAGGGCTGACCTTAATCGATGTTGACGATCTTCGATTGGCAAACCCAGTCCGGGTTCCGCCAACGTTAGGTGGCCTGCCAACGGTACTAACCGTTCTACGACCATGACACATTAAGAATGGTGCGCGGTGACGACACCAACGAGTGCGGGAAAGGCTATCGTTTCCGCGTTGACAGGTCAGGGGATTGATTttcgaagacgacgacgacgacgacgacgacgatctcTGGTTGCAAAAAATCCGCCCGTTTTAACGAGCTGTTGGACCTTCACGTTAACCTCGGTGTGGGGCGAAAGCATTGAACCGTGAAGAAGgtatgttttgaaaattgtCACATGTGTGCGAATCCCGTTCCGATGGcggttaattaattttaaatcgtTTTTCGATTGACGCTGCGGTTGGAAATGGAACGTTCTTTTTGAGGTTGCGATGTGGCAATTAATCTGAACCAACgacacgattttttttaattcaataaacGATCGCTAgtgtcaaaagaaaaaacagcgaAAGCATGGGAGCAAAAAGATGACCAAGGTTAATTCGGCTAATTTAGGAAGCCGTAGCGCGCAGTTTCATCCCAAAAACCGGTTCATTTCCGTTGGCTGGTGGATTAAGGGTAACATTTGGGTTCGCATTTccggtttattttctttgctcGAACACACGATCGCGGTGGCCTTTTCTCTGCCCTAATGCTGTCTAATCTGTCCTTTTAGCATGAGAAATCAGCCCAAATTTTGACGGTTTTTCTTGTGGTAGAAAAAGACACCTTTCGCTCGCCGCTTAGAAATAGGCACGAAAAACACGGTATAATTTTGGACGCTCTGTTAGGTCGGTTGATTTTTACCTTTCGTGCTCAACCGACCGAGCTGCCGGAGGAAAATGCGGCGttgcgataaataaaaatataaacaccaccatcgattAACTGTGATGGTTTATGTCGGTTGGGCATATGACAGGTAGATCTCGGAAGGAAATCTCTCGCTTATGGCACTCGGGGAGGAAAGAATCAAGTAAAAAACCagcctttttttgggggtgacGAGTTGTCGGGGTTTTGGAGGTCCCAAAACGCCATCGCAGGAAATCCGCCCGCCACATCACCACGCGAACGAAGGCGAATTATTATGGCGCGCTCCAGGAAGACCGTTCGGTTATGCACCGTTACTTTCGTTAATTAGCGCTCGACCGATCGCCGTTTGTgggagaaatggaaaaaataaaagcaacagaGGCAGCAGAGCACCAGAATCAGAAAGAAACGGCGCAATAAGAACTGCTATCAAACCTCAACCCCCCAAACGCGACACCCCGAAATCTGGTGGACCAGAATCCGACAGCGTGGTTAGCCAGAACCGGCAAATTAGCACATCCCCGTTGGTCAGGAATTGCAACCCCCTTTCGGCCCaggaggggtggaaaatggccgcaTTTAACGGGAGCAATCGGTCCGGGATAATCCATTCTTTTACCCACACGAGTCCAGGGGTCCGGTTTAGGCAAGATCACTGGAGAGGTCGATTCGAACGAGATCCCATTCCAAGGAGCCGGCTATTGACCTGCTTTAGCGTACGATGGCACCTACACGAGATAAATGTGCTCACACGGGTGCAATCCTGGTTGGGCTCGACCCATGGAGCCCTTCTTTCAGCCTCCCCATGTCGTTCTCATCTCTGGCTCTTGATCGCGCCCCAGCAACCCCGACATCGAATGCAAACAGGTTCTGGAAACGCAGCGATCGGAGATGAACGAAATAAACGAAAGGCGAGCTTCAGAACAACGCGCGATCATCCGGAGGATCGCGTGCGCAGGCGAAGGAATTGCACCGCACCGCAGATAACCTTTCCCCGTAGTCCCTCGAAAGGCCGGTCGGGTGTTCGGATGGACAAATAAATGGTACAAGCAGGAGTACAGTTATAATTGCGGACTTCATGCGAGAAGCCATCTCGGTTGGCATCTGGCTCCGTGTCCGTTCGTTGGGCGTTATCTCGCATGCAATCGGCCAATGGacggggtgtgtttgtgtgtgcagcgACATGTCCATGGATCTGACCGAAAGCCATCGGACCAGATGTCGTAGAATGCCAACGGAAAACGACGCACGTGATGGGATGATTGCCGATATTAGAGCGGTATGGTGAGTGCAACAGAACAAGCGATCCCGTAGTTGAAGGAATAGCTTTATTGAGTTAACCCAAAGTGTGTCTAAGAGCGGTCTGTAGACGTAGTTGGACTCGATAGCATACGCAAGAAGTAAGGCATCGACTTTTCACTGACGTGCGTACTAAACTTGTCCGTGAGTTG
This window harbors:
- the LOC128720113 gene encoding uncharacterized protein LOC128720113, with amino-acid sequence MISEGAEGQTLKELYDVFRFPTDRDLVRKAFDVSLKRLSGQSPTDEPQFKTWFYIYKNNSVVQAYKDVLEQNYGVEVRDIERNDYNFDEPKTSLDPVVAEEEILEESNIPEGDNLVTESGSNNSNSKDIVDFEVLKIKSALPVEDELRTDTGISTKYDDIDDENPKFDKNIDDKEYVDPTKIKEEIAKKKMEAMNEVVADAELDSAKTKKVPDALVEEGQPEKMSLPLMKLGVDDDHEVMQAVESQGSRRKFNVRRSFLTGDIASALSGNSLVGRKANLKDDETQVNESKMLLFNGLYYRGSWATPFQQLRTEESTFFTNTDEKPVMMMRSQGTFGVGKDDQLDAKFLELPYNNSRYSLLLMVPNTKDGLKELIKNFNPDTLSTVQKSLVKIPVQICIPKFRIDTTSRAEKSLAKLGLITMFTSKADLSGITTEQKIHVDELVQHVSIRVDEGSSSENALSATNVVESKTLADEQEQFLADKPFLFFVRDIVDDIVIVAGKITDIPYAE